A region of the Leptolyngbya sp. CCY15150 genome:
AGATTCATGCTTCTACGGTTGTCTATTTCGTTGATGCGGGAGTTCTAGATCGTGACTCCGGGAAATTGCGGAGAGAAGTGTCCCGAGAGCGATCGCCAATTCAGACAAAAAAAAACCCAGTGGCGAACCACCGGGTCGTGTGAACATCTACCATCATCATTAACCCCATTATAAGTGAATTTACTCTCGGTGTAATCACCAAAATCATCTTTTTCTCAAAAAAATTACGGAATCCATCTCGTGAAGCGGCAGAGTGGCTACGCAAACCTACGTACAAAATCCCTGAAACTCCCGCATGATGGGTCTTACCCCCTGTGACGGCATGGGAGAAAAGCTACGTATTTACTCGTGATTAGAATTTCTTATGAGTTAGATCTTAGTGCCCAAGACAGAAAGGCAGGGTGATCGAGGGGGCTCAGAACCTCAAATATCCCACCGTGGCGAGGGCAGGAGAGATGCCGCCGATGGTCTGGGGCGATCGCGATACAATGGCAAGGCTCGAAGCGTGGCCAAAACCCAGGCGATCGCGCACCTATCCTAGCCTACTCACCATGAAGCAGCCATCTCTTTCCCAAAAATATCGTCTACCCTCTCGGTCATCCACCTTAGCTGCTCAACCAGCCCATCCCCTGAAACGACTGCTCACCTACGGTAAAGCCTATCGGCGGCAGGTGTGGTGGTCGGTAACCTGCTCAGTGCTCAACAAGCTGTTTGACCTTGCCCCCCCCGCGTTGATTGGGATCGCCGTGGATGTGGTGGTGGAGCAGGAGCAGTCTCTCATCGCTTCCTTTGGGGTGCGCAGCATTCTTGGGCAATTGCTGGTGTTGTCAGGCTTAACCCTGGTGATTTGGGGCTTAGAGTCTGCCTTTGAATATGCCTACGATCGCCTCTGGCGCAACCTAGCCCAAACCATTCAGCATGATCTGCGCATTGATGCCTACCGCCACCTCCAGGATCTAGAGCTGGCCTACTTCGAGAACCGCAACACCGGCGAACTCATGGCCATCTTGAATGATGACGTCAACCAGCTTGAGCGATTTCTCGATCGGGGAGCCAATGATCTCCTCCAGGTAGCCACCACGGTCATCGTCATTGGAGCGGCATTTTTCATCTTGGCACCGGGCGTGGCTTGGATGGCGATGCTGCCCATGCCGTTCATTTTGTGGGGATCGATTGTCTTCCAAAAACGCCTAGCGCCCCTCTACAGCGAGGTGCGTGAAAAGGTGAGTGTGCTCAACAGCCGTCTATCGAACAATCTCAGCGGCATCACAACCATTAAGAGCTTTACCACCGAAGCCTACGAAATTGAGCGGGTTACCCTAGAAAGTGAGGCCTATCGGCAGAGTAATCGGCGGGCGATCGCCTTCAGTGCGGCGTTTGTCCCATTGATCCGCCTGATCATCTTGGTGGGGTTTACTGCCACCTTGCTCTACGGTGGCTTGGCGGCAGCGGCAGGCAGCCTATCCGTGGGTACCTACAGCGTCCTCGTCTTTCTCACCCAGCGTCTGCTTTGGCCGCTCACCCGCTTGGGAGAAACGTTGGATCAGTATCAGCGGGCCATGGCCTCCACCACGCGGGTGATGAACTTGCTGGATACCCCCATGGCGATCCCGTCGGGCACCCTAGCGCGTCCCCTTCCCGCCATTCAAGGGGAGGTGATATTTGACCAAGTGAGCTTCGCCTATCCCGATCGCCCGCCGATCTTGAACCAGCTCTCCCTGCATATCCCAGCGGGTAAGACCATTGCCATTGTTGGCTCTACGGGGTCTGGCAAAAGTACCCTCGTGAAACTACTGCTGCGGTTCTACGATATTGACTCGGGCAGCATCACCCTGGATGGAACGGAGCTGCGAGATATCCAGCTCCAGGATCTGCGGCGGGCGATTGGCTTGGTCAGCCAGGACGTCTTCCTGTTCCACGGCAGCGTGGCGGACAATATTCGCTATGGCAGTCCCGACACGACGGATGCCGATGTGATTGCTGCGGCCGCGATCGCCGAGGCCCACGAGTTTATTCAACAGCTCCCCCAGGGATACGCCACGATAGTTGGGGAACGGGGGCAAAAACTATCGGGCGGGCAGCGGCAACGGTTGGCGATCGCCCGCGCCGTGTTGAAAAATCCACCGATTTTAATCTTGGATGAAGCCACGTCAGCCGTGGACAACGAAACCGAAGCGGCGATCCAGCGATCCCTAGATCGGATTACCCAAAACCGTACCACCATCGCCATCGCCCACCGCCTGTCTACCATTCGCAACGCGGACTGTATTTATGTGATGGAACAGGGGCGATTGATCGAGCAGGGGCTGCACGACGACCTGCTAGGCAAGAACCAGGTCTATGCTGGTCTATGGCGGATCCAGATGGGGCAGCGTTAGTCGATGGAGCTGATGGAGTAGAGAGCCTGATCCGTACAAACCGCCTGTAGCGGTCGATCCCAGGGATCGGCAGGAAGCTGGGGTAGGTAGCCGTGGTGGAACACAATGCCCAGGGTGGGGATCGCTTGCCAATCCGGTTGGCTGAGCAGGCGATCGTAAAAGCCGCCACCATAGCCCAGTCGATAGCCTCGGCGATCGCAGGCCACGGCGGGGATCAGCATCAGATCAACCCCCTGGGGATCAAGGATCGGTCGCTGGGATCGCGGTTCTGGAATACCGTAGGCTCCCGCTTGCCAATGGCTGGGATCACCGGGATCGATCTGGTGCCAGATTAGCGATCGCCCCTGACAGCGCGGCATCCCCCAACGGATCCAGGAACAGGCGGTGAACAACGGACGTAGGTCGGGCTCTTGGCGAATGCTGAAGTAGGCGAGTACCGTCTTGGCCTGATGCAGTTGGTCACTGGCTTGGAGATGGGCACAGAGGCGATCGCTGGCCTGCTGCCAGTCGTGCACCGTCATGGCTTGACGATGGGCCAGGAGCGATCGACGGAGGGATGGCTTATCTAGACTCGTAGACATGGCTTGCTCCATGCCTAGGAACGGTAGACCGGCAGGGTGAAGTGAAAGCAACTGCCCTGGCTGGGAACAGAATCGACCCAGATCTGCCCATAGTGGGCCCGAATGACCCGCTGGCAAAGGGAGAGACCGATACCATAACCATCTTTGCTTTCATCCCGTTCTAGGCGAAATCGATCCTCGAAGATGCGATCGCAATTTTCTTCAGGAATGCCAGGGCCATCATCACAGATACTCACCTGCACCTTTTGGGTGGTGCGATGCAAAATAGTCAGACGAATACTGCCAGACACCGGTGTGTACTTAATGGCATTGTCGAGCAGATTCATGAGCACCTGTTCCACCCGCTCCGGATCGGCATAGACCCGAGGCAGATCGCTGGGAATATCGGCCTCGATCTGCTGAGACTTGCGCTGCACTTGAGCATTTAAGCGACTGAGAACGTCGTAGCAGAGATCGCCTAGGTCAAGGCGCTGAGGTTGAATCTGGAAGCCAGCCCCCTGGCCACGGGCCACTTGCAGCACATCGGCAATCATGCGATCGACGGCCTTGGTCTGGGTGCGGGCATGTTTGAGCAATTGAGCCATCAATTCCGGTGTAAACCGAGAGGGGAGTTCACTAGCTTCCGTATTGAACCCCATTTCTAAGGTTTCCAACGCAATCGACACCGCCGTAATGGGATTACGTAAATCATGGGCCAGCATGGAAATCAGGCGATCTTTAAACAGCACCTGTTCCTGAAGATCCTCTTTTTCCTGACGCAGTTGAAAGATTTCGTCCGATAGCTGAATCAGCTCTGCCGAGTGGGCGACGGATGCCAGGGTGGCCGATGTGGGGGATGCCTCGATCGCCTCTGTAGGATGGGCAGGGTTGGAAGGCTTGGACTCTTCCGGTACGGTCTGAGCGGCTATATCATCCAGCGATCGCTGCCAGCGCTCCCACCAGTTGCCAATTTGAGCCACCAGGTTTGTGCCGGCCAGCATCTGACGCGGCTCGGGAAATAGCTTGATCAGCGTTGGTGTTGCCACCAGTTTGAAATGTTCAGCCAGGTGGGGCTGTTCGCTGACATCCACCACATGAAGATCAACAGGGTGTGGGGTCGGCAATTCCTTCAGCTTGCTGCGAATTTGACGAATTTTCTCGGCAGAGTAGGGACGCTTGTCCACAAATAACAGGAGTTGCAGCGATACGGCAGCGGTCTGCGGCAGAGTCTCCTGCGAGTTGTTCAGTGCCTCCATGCGATGTTTTTCAAGCATTTCGTTGGAATGGCAGTTAGTTTAGGCAGTGGGCTGAATATGCAGACAGCGATCGCCCTTAATCAGGTCATTGATCCACGGATACCCGCAGTCAACCGATGCGCTTCCGTCGCTTCAATCTAAAGATATTCTAAAGCGATTGTTTGGTTTCGTAACCCCTGAGTGGGCCCAATTCCCTCGGGGATCAGCTTGATCCCCAAAGATATTGCCCCCAGGTCAACGGGATCAGCGATCGCTTAGGGTAACCATAGACATGCTTCGATCCGGCATACCGCAACGCTGAGGATCCCCTTGCCTAGCGATCCCCATAGGATTTCTAGCGATCCCTAAGCAATGTTTAGCGACCCTCAACGTTACCTCGCGATCCCCAAGGTTCTGGAGGCGATCGCTGGCAAGGGCACGTCCTGGAAAAATCCGGTTGCTAGCTAGCCTTCAGGGTAGATTGCAGCGTCTGACGAGCCTGTTCTAGGGCCGCATCCAGTTGCTCAGGATCTCGCCCGCCCGCCTGGGCCAAGTTGGGTCGCCCACCACCGCCACCGCCACAGAGTTTAGCGATCGCTCCGATGAATTTTCCAGCCTGGAGACCCGCTTGATTCACCGCCGGACTGAAGGCTGCCACCAAACTGACCTTACCCGCTTCCGGCACCGATCCCAGCACCACAGCTCCATCCCCCAGCTTTTGCAGCAACCGTTCCGCGGCGGTTTTCAACGACTCGGGGTCACTTTCTCCCAGTTGGGCCACGAGAATTTGCACCGCGCCCACTGTTTCCGCTTGGCTCAGGAGACCGTCACTCTGGGCGATCGCTAGGTCAGACTTGAGGGCGGTCAACTGCTTTTGGGCCAGCTTCAGATCATCCTGGAGAGTTGTGACCCGCTCGACCACCTCCTCCGGTTTCACCTTAAAGCGATCGCTCAACTCCCGCACCACCTGCTCCCGGAGATTGAGATATTCCAGCACCGCCGGGCCAGCGATCGCCTCAATGCGCCGAATGCCTGCCGCTACGCCCGTTTCAGACACAATCTTAAACAGGCCAATTTCTGCCGTATTGCTCACATGGGTGCCGCCGCAGAGTTCCATGGAGACGCCGGGAAAATCAATCACCCGCACATCATCGGCATATTTCTCCCCAAACATGGCGATCGCCCCTTTCGCTTTCGCATCTGCCAGGGACATGACCGTAATCGTGGCTCCATGGGCTTCCGCAATCCAGGTATTCACCTGGGCCTCAATCTGCTGGATCTGTTCAGGGGTCAAGGGTTTGGCATAGTTGAAGTCAAACCGGAGGCGATCGAAGGACACCAAGGAACCGGCTTGGGAAATGGTGTCACTCACCAAGGTTTTGAGCGCCGCTTGCAGCAGGTGTGTAGCCGTGTGGTTAGCCTGGGCCCGACGGCGACAGGCCAGGTCAATCTGGGCCGTGACCCGATCGCCAACGCTGAGACTGCCCCGCTCCACGGTGCCGATGTGGATAAAGATCGATCCTTCTTTTTGCACATCCTCAATGCGCACCAGGGTGCTGTCCGCCGATAGGTAGCCGCGATCGCCAATTTGACCGCCCGACTCGGCATAGAAGGGCGTTTGGTCGAGCACTAGGCGCACCGCTGTCCCTGCCGGGGCCTGATCCACCGGATGACCATCTACGAGCAACACTTGCACCGTGGCGCTGCCGGCCACATCGGTGTAGCCCAAAAATTCGGTTTCGTGGATATGTTCCGCCAGTTGATCCAACGCGCCTTGCACCGTCAGATCGATGGTTTCATGGGCGGCTTGGGAGCGCTGGCGCTGCTGCTCCATGGCCGTCTCAAACTCGGCCACATTGACCGTCAACCCCTGTTCTTCAGCAATTTCCTGGGTGAGTTCTAGCGGAAAACCGTAGGTGTCGTAGAGCACGAAGGCATCCCGGCCGGTAATCTGCCCCCCCGCCGGCACCTTCGATAAAATCTCGCTGAGCAATTTCTCGCCCCGCTCTAGGGTTTCCAAAAAGCGAGCTTCCTCTAGCTGCAGTTCGGCTTGAATCAGCGCCGCCCGTTCCCGCACTTGGGGATAAACATCTTCACAGAGAGCGATCGCCGTTTCGGCTACCTCGGTGATAAAGGGGCGATCGATCCCTAACAGGCGACCATGGCGCACCACGCGCCGGATTAAGCGCCGCAGCACATAGCCCCGCCCCAGGTTAGAAGCCGTAATGCCATCGGCAATCATATGCACCACCGATCGCACGTGATCACCTACAACCTTCAGGGAAACTTGGGTAGACTCATCCGCCTTGGCATAGTCCATGTTGGCGATCGCTGCTGCGGTTTTGATGATGGGGAAAATCAGATCGGTTTCATAGTTATTGGGCACCTGCTGCAAAATTTGCGCCATGCGCTCCAGACCCAGCCCGGTGTCAATATTTTGCTTTTGCAGCGGCGTGAGCTGCCCCTCCGCATCCCGGTTGTATTGCATGAACACCAAGTTGTAGAACTCGATGAACCGGCTGTCGTCTTCTAGGTCGAGGGTGGCATCGCCCAACTCGGGGTGGAAGTCGTAGTAAATCTCAGAGCAAGGGCCGCAGGGGCCCGTGGGGCCAGACACCCAGAAATTATCCGCTTCATCCATGCGCTGGATGCGGTGGGCGGGAATGCCAATCTGGTCGCGCCAGATGGCAAAGGCTTCATCATCGTCACGAAAGACGCTCACCACCAATCGCTCGGGAGACAGCCCAAACACCTGCGTCGATAATTCCCAGGCCCAAGCGATCGCGTCGGATTTGAAGTAATCGCCGAAGCTGAAGTTGCCCAGCATCTCAAAAAAGGTGTGGTGGCGTGCCGTACGTCCCACATTTTCAATATCGTTGGTGCGAATACATTTTTGAGAACTGGTGGCGCGCAAACAGTCCGGCTGACGCTGGCCTAGGAAAATCGGCTTGAAGGGCAACATCCCCGCGATCGTCAGCAGCACCGTCGGATCCTCCGGTACCAGCGACGCGCTGGGCAAAATGCGATGCCCGCGGGCTTGATAGAACTCTAGGAACGTTTGTCGAATTTGAGCGCCGCTAAGAAAGGTGACCATGGGACTTCCGCAATACAAGCTATGTGCTTAACTCTTCGCATTCTATTGTCAATCATGGGGACAGATTCGACAAAATTTAGCGCGATCGCCCCAGATAGTTCCTCAAGACAAAATGCATCCCACCCCACAGCCTGTCCTGCTCTGCCCTTTGTCCCAGCATTTGTCCCAGCATCCGCAGGTTTTCTGTAAAGAGTTGATGAACTCATAACGATAGACCGTAATCCATAGGTAGGGGTCTTGTAGATTCATAGCAGATGCCCTCAGATGATAGACATATCTCGCCTCCAATCAGCGCAAATCCCCCATGCGTCTAAATCCCTTCGTTTACGCTTCATGCCGTCATGGTTCACAACTCTAGTTTTGGGGAGACCGTTCAGAAGCGATCGCTTTTTCCATCAAAGAGCTTTAGAACACTCGATTGATCTAGCCATTTTCAGATAATTAGCTAGACAGAACACTCATCATTGCCAACATCAAAAACTGTAGCGTTTGCTACCATAAATTGACGGATTCTTAGTTTGAATGCAGGCTTTCCGATAAAGTCCTGTTGCGTGAATCTAGCACCATCCATCGATTAACCTGGGAAAGGTGGCTATTTCAGCATGGAGCCAGCGTGAGGTTCATCATGCATTTATTGCATGATCTTGGTGGAATGCCCCCAACATCCGATAATCATGGTGATCTCTGTTCATGGACTTGATTCGCGTTTAGCTTTTCCACAACCTGCCATCCTGAGCGATCGTTGCCTTTGTCACTCAGCCTGCATTGTGCCGGCTCAGTCCCCGATGCGCGCTCAGCACCTCTCTGCTGCACTGGCCACCTAATCGTTAGCTCCCAGCACAATGGACGGCTCAATTCTCCTTGTTGGAGAACCTCAGTTTATGTCTAGGTTCTCTGACCTTATCGAACATCTTGGACTCCACTCCATTGAATCCGTCTCTGACGTCGCAGAGGCCATATCCCTTGTGCAAGCTCAGCAGCCCGATGTGCTGTTGCTGCAGGCTGACTATCCCGGTGCCCTAGATCTCTGCCGCACCTTCAAAGACCAAGGGCGGCTGTCGTGGATTTATATCATTCTGGTGGGGCAGCTTCAATGGGTCGATTGGTTTAGCGCGATCGCCACCTCCCAACACATTGCCCAAGAGGAGGAGGCTGTTGAAGCTGGCGCTGACGCCTTTGCCTGGTGTGCCCATGACATCAATAGTCAACCGATCAAGGTGCTAGGTGGCTCCATACCTCAGGATACCTGTGATGCATCCTGTCAACCAGAAGCCTTGCCGGATCCGCCCCTCCCCTTCGACGCCAACCATTTCAGCCAGCTCCTGCTGCGTAGTCTAGGAGCCAAGATCAAATCAGGCTTGCGGCGGGTACAAAATCATCGGGAGCTGATGCGCACCAATGACCTGCTTTCAGCGATCGCCCTTTCGGATCCCCTCACTGAATTAAACAACCGGCGAGCGTTTGAATGGGAACTGCCTCGGCAAATCCAAAATGCGCGCACCCGTAAAGCCCCGATTAGCCTCCTGGTGCTGGATGTTGACTACTTTAAGTCCATCAACGACAACTACGGGCATTTAGTGGGCGATCGCGCCCTACAACTGATTTCTGCCCGCCTGCGCCACAATCTACGGTTTTGTGACACCCCCTTTCGCTACGGTGGGGAAGAATTTATTGTGATTCTCAGCGATACGGATGGGGCAGAGGCGCTGCGCGTGGGGCATCGCCTGCGGCGGCGCATGGCAGAACGCCCTTTTGCCCTCAGCGATACCCTAGATGTCACCATTACCATTAGTATTGGCAGTGCCTCATTGCTGCCCAGTGATGACGATCGGGGTCTGAGCCTGCTAAACCGAGCTGACCGCAATCTGCTCTCTGCCAAATCCCAGGGACGCAATCAGGTGGTGGCTAGTCAAGATTCGTCTCCGGGGTAGGGGTATCGGGCTGAGCATCGGGTTCTAGAAGCCAGAGCGCATAGCCACGAACGGTTTGAGTGATCACCACACCATGGCCGCGATCGCTCAACTTAGCCGAGGCCCGCTGAGCATGATGGGCCTGGTTCACAATACGAAACAGGCTGTAGTAGTGATCGCCTACGCGAATTGCCGCCAGGCGATCGCCATGGTGGGGCACACGAATATGACAGGGATGGTAGCGCTCCTGCAGCGGCGGGCGCGGGGGTAAGGATGGTCTGCGACGCACCAAGACTTGAGCATCTGGCTCCCACACCCAAATGGCATAGCCGGTCGGCAACAGCGTGATCAGGGATGGATCGCCTTGCTCCTGCAATCGTTGAGCGATCGCTTGGGCATCTTGCAGCGACTGTTGGGCTTTGAATAAGCTATAAAACTGATCCGCCACGGCGATCGCCGCCACTGGTCGAACCTGCTCAGGAATGGTGACGTGACAGGTTGTGTACTCAGTTCGTCGCAGGATGCCACAGCGATCGCTACCCTGATGCATAGAGATAGGGGGGAGATTGCAGACTGGTGGTTGGGGAACGAGAGACGTCATGACTCACCTCTAGGGTCGATCGGATCCAGGTTGTGGTTGCTACTCCACCTATCTCACCGCGATCGAAAAATCCGGCTAATTGTGCCTAGCCAGCGAAAACTTTGCGATCGCCCCCTAAGATATAAAGTTTTACCTGAATCAGAGCAAGTATCTTCCGTAGGACTACGGTGATCGTTCACGTTCCTCAATTCACCGTCCAAAGACCATGTCAAGATGGACGGCGATCGCCAGGGTGATCGGGGGGCAAGGTAAAGGCAGCGATCAAGATGCAAAGAATACCGATGTTAATGCAGATGTCCGCCACGTTGAAAACAGGGAAGCGGATCAGCCGGAAGTCGAGGAAATCAACCACCTCGCCGGTGGCAAAGCGATCGATGCCATTCCCCAGCGCGCCCCCTAGAATAAATCCATAGCCCACCTGCTCCAAGCGGTTGAGTCGGGGGCCGAGCCAGGCAAACACCATCAGCCCGAGGCTGACCAGCAACGACAGCCAGCGCAGCCAGGTACCGTTATCGCTAAATAGGCTAAACGCTGCCCCAGTGTTGGTGACAAAGGTGAAGTGAAAGACGCCCTCCCAGATGGGAATCGTTTCCCCCAACTCTA
Encoded here:
- a CDS encoding diguanylate cyclase; this translates as MSRFSDLIEHLGLHSIESVSDVAEAISLVQAQQPDVLLLQADYPGALDLCRTFKDQGRLSWIYIILVGQLQWVDWFSAIATSQHIAQEEEAVEAGADAFAWCAHDINSQPIKVLGGSIPQDTCDASCQPEALPDPPLPFDANHFSQLLLRSLGAKIKSGLRRVQNHRELMRTNDLLSAIALSDPLTELNNRRAFEWELPRQIQNARTRKAPISLLVLDVDYFKSINDNYGHLVGDRALQLISARLRHNLRFCDTPFRYGGEEFIVILSDTDGAEALRVGHRLRRRMAERPFALSDTLDVTITISIGSASLLPSDDDRGLSLLNRADRNLLSAKSQGRNQVVASQDSSPG
- a CDS encoding histidine kinase → MEALNNSQETLPQTAAVSLQLLLFVDKRPYSAEKIRQIRSKLKELPTPHPVDLHVVDVSEQPHLAEHFKLVATPTLIKLFPEPRQMLAGTNLVAQIGNWWERWQRSLDDIAAQTVPEESKPSNPAHPTEAIEASPTSATLASVAHSAELIQLSDEIFQLRQEKEDLQEQVLFKDRLISMLAHDLRNPITAVSIALETLEMGFNTEASELPSRFTPELMAQLLKHARTQTKAVDRMIADVLQVARGQGAGFQIQPQRLDLGDLCYDVLSRLNAQVQRKSQQIEADIPSDLPRVYADPERVEQVLMNLLDNAIKYTPVSGSIRLTILHRTTQKVQVSICDDGPGIPEENCDRIFEDRFRLERDESKDGYGIGLSLCQRVIRAHYGQIWVDSVPSQGSCFHFTLPVYRS
- a CDS encoding ABC transporter ATP-binding protein, with translation MKQPSLSQKYRLPSRSSTLAAQPAHPLKRLLTYGKAYRRQVWWSVTCSVLNKLFDLAPPALIGIAVDVVVEQEQSLIASFGVRSILGQLLVLSGLTLVIWGLESAFEYAYDRLWRNLAQTIQHDLRIDAYRHLQDLELAYFENRNTGELMAILNDDVNQLERFLDRGANDLLQVATTVIVIGAAFFILAPGVAWMAMLPMPFILWGSIVFQKRLAPLYSEVREKVSVLNSRLSNNLSGITTIKSFTTEAYEIERVTLESEAYRQSNRRAIAFSAAFVPLIRLIILVGFTATLLYGGLAAAAGSLSVGTYSVLVFLTQRLLWPLTRLGETLDQYQRAMASTTRVMNLLDTPMAIPSGTLARPLPAIQGEVIFDQVSFAYPDRPPILNQLSLHIPAGKTIAIVGSTGSGKSTLVKLLLRFYDIDSGSITLDGTELRDIQLQDLRRAIGLVSQDVFLFHGSVADNIRYGSPDTTDADVIAAAAIAEAHEFIQQLPQGYATIVGERGQKLSGGQRQRLAIARAVLKNPPILILDEATSAVDNETEAAIQRSLDRITQNRTTIAIAHRLSTIRNADCIYVMEQGRLIEQGLHDDLLGKNQVYAGLWRIQMGQR
- the lspA gene encoding signal peptidase II, whose product is MTFKNHLFWIIAFIGLVADQITKYWTVQALELGETIPIWEGVFHFTFVTNTGAAFSLFSDNGTWLRWLSLLVSLGLMVFAWLGPRLNRLEQVGYGFILGGALGNGIDRFATGEVVDFLDFRLIRFPVFNVADICINIGILCILIAAFTLPPDHPGDRRPS
- the alaS gene encoding alanine--tRNA ligase; its protein translation is MVTFLSGAQIRQTFLEFYQARGHRILPSASLVPEDPTVLLTIAGMLPFKPIFLGQRQPDCLRATSSQKCIRTNDIENVGRTARHHTFFEMLGNFSFGDYFKSDAIAWAWELSTQVFGLSPERLVVSVFRDDDEAFAIWRDQIGIPAHRIQRMDEADNFWVSGPTGPCGPCSEIYYDFHPELGDATLDLEDDSRFIEFYNLVFMQYNRDAEGQLTPLQKQNIDTGLGLERMAQILQQVPNNYETDLIFPIIKTAAAIANMDYAKADESTQVSLKVVGDHVRSVVHMIADGITASNLGRGYVLRRLIRRVVRHGRLLGIDRPFITEVAETAIALCEDVYPQVRERAALIQAELQLEEARFLETLERGEKLLSEILSKVPAGGQITGRDAFVLYDTYGFPLELTQEIAEEQGLTVNVAEFETAMEQQRQRSQAAHETIDLTVQGALDQLAEHIHETEFLGYTDVAGSATVQVLLVDGHPVDQAPAGTAVRLVLDQTPFYAESGGQIGDRGYLSADSTLVRIEDVQKEGSIFIHIGTVERGSLSVGDRVTAQIDLACRRRAQANHTATHLLQAALKTLVSDTISQAGSLVSFDRLRFDFNYAKPLTPEQIQQIEAQVNTWIAEAHGATITVMSLADAKAKGAIAMFGEKYADDVRVIDFPGVSMELCGGTHVSNTAEIGLFKIVSETGVAAGIRRIEAIAGPAVLEYLNLREQVVRELSDRFKVKPEEVVERVTTLQDDLKLAQKQLTALKSDLAIAQSDGLLSQAETVGAVQILVAQLGESDPESLKTAAERLLQKLGDGAVVLGSVPEAGKVSLVAAFSPAVNQAGLQAGKFIGAIAKLCGGGGGGRPNLAQAGGRDPEQLDAALEQARQTLQSTLKAS
- a CDS encoding 5-formyltetrahydrofolate cyclo-ligase, which produces MSTSLDKPSLRRSLLAHRQAMTVHDWQQASDRLCAHLQASDQLHQAKTVLAYFSIRQEPDLRPLFTACSWIRWGMPRCQGRSLIWHQIDPGDPSHWQAGAYGIPEPRSQRPILDPQGVDLMLIPAVACDRRGYRLGYGGGFYDRLLSQPDWQAIPTLGIVFHHGYLPQLPADPWDRPLQAVCTDQALYSISSID